The DNA window GTCAATAGTTTAGCGCGTTGTTCTCTATCAGGATTCAGTTTTACTTTTAACGTCAGGTACATGCTATCTACAAATATGTCATGCATATATAAACTAATTATGAATCAGAGATGTTACTGCTGGTCATTAATGGTTTATTTAAGTTTAGACGCATTTATCACTATTTAAACCAAGTTTAAAGATATCTTTTAATCTCGGATTTAAAGAGAACAGTTAAAACTGTTGGCTTCCTGCTTCATTTCTCGTGATCTTTAAATATCAAATTTCATTCCATCATATCCGAGCGGATAATTTTTACTTTCTTCATCATGCGGTTTGAAAAAGTGGCTCATATGAACAAACACTACTTTTTTTGCTTTTATTTTTTCTGAAAAATCAAGCGCTTGTATGGCATTCATATGTTTTTTGATGGAGGTTATACTGGGAGGTACTATTGCATCCACTACCAAAAGATCGGGTTTGTGGATTAAATCCATACTCTTTTGAGGAACATCTTTGTTGGTATCACCTGTAATAACAACTTTTTTTTCACCTTCACAGACCATAACCCCTACCGCTTTTTTAATCGGAAGATGATTTACTTCAAAAAGTACAAAGGTTAATCCTATCAATTCAAAGGGTTCATAGAGCTGGACATCATGTCTTCTGGGTTTTAAAAAATGGAAATAGTCCATGATATAGTCAAGAGTCTCTGGTACACCGTACACATCCACTTTTTTCTGAACCCTGTAAAATTCAGGGAAACCTGCAAAATGGTCATAATGCCCATGTGTCCAGATTACACCATCAACTCCGCTTACATCATTGGCTATTAACTGCCATTTCATATCTGGACTGGTGTCAATCAGAATCTTTCCTGCATCAGATTCAACCAGTATGGAAAAGCGTGTCCTTTTGTTTTTATCGTTTGAATATGCATCTGTACAGGTTGGACAGTGACAGCCTATTACAGGTACTCCTGTCGTATCACCGGTTCCAAGAAGTGTGATTTTCATTGGTATCCTGTGGTTTTATGCGTATTCATCGGATTTAACTATTTCACGTTGGTTGAAGTTTTCCACCGCCTTTTTCAAATCATCCTGTGTAAGCGCTTTTCTGTCCTCCATCAGGGCACTTAATACTCCTTCACGAATTACCATTCGAAGGTCTGAACCAGCATATCCTTCAGTTATTTGTGCTATTTCTTCGGTATCCAAATCACCATCAATATCACTGGTTACTCTATCAAGAATCATTTTTCTCATTTCCATATCAGGTAATGGGAAATTCATAACTTCATCAAAGCGCCTCCATGCAGCGGTATCCAGCATATTTGGATGATTGGTTGCTGCTATCAATAATACTCCATCATTTGTAAGGCTTACCTCATCAATAGCCTTGAGAAGGGTGTTCACTGCTCTTTTGAGTGCAGCACTTTCGTCAGAGGTTCGCTTTTTTGCAACAAAATCGAATTCATCAATAAAAAGCACACAGGGGTTTAATCGTTTGGCAAGTGTAAATACACGGTCGATATTTTTGGCTGTTTCTCCAAGATACTGGTCTGTAACCATTGAAAGTCTGACTTCTACAAACGGCAGTGATAAACGGTGTGATACGGCTCTGGCTACCGAAGTTTTCCCTGTACCGGGTGCACCTATCAGAAGAAGTTTACCTATATCATACATTCCTATGGTTTTAAGATGTTCACGATACTGGATAGCCTTCACTATCTTTTCAACTTCATCTTCCTGTTCATCTGTCAGAACAATATCTTCAAAAGTCTGCATTATATCTTCAGGGGCTTCAATATGGGCAAGTTTTAGCATATCCTCGCCCCCTTCTTCCTGCTCAATTTCAGTTATTAGAGAATCCACCCATTCCCTGTCTACTTCTTTTGGTGCACTTTTTGACCGGGTACTTTCATAACTGACACCCTCGGTCTCTTTCTTTTCAAAATAGAAAGACAACGCGGGATTATTCCCAATCCTGTCCATTGCACCATCCTGCTTTTTGAACCAATCTGCACCCATATCAAAAGCAGTAAGTTTCACTGTGAATTGCAGTTCATCAATATCCACAAATGGTAGAGACTTTATAGCACTTTTTATATCTTCTATTTCATAGATGTTTTTAATATCAGACACTGAAACATTGATTGGTTTTGGAACTGTCTTTTTTTCACGATCCCAGTAATTTTTACGTATTTGTTTAGGTAGGTCGTTTACATCCATTTCAGAATACTTGTTATAAACCTCAGCAGTCAATAGCAATTCTACTATATCTAAAGTTTCACCGGACATGTTTTTACCTGATTTATAAATTTAAAATGTAATATATTTGATGTATTGTTTATAATGAATTAAGAATATCCAGAACCTATGAATAGGTATTTGTGTTAAATATATATTGCGATACTAAGTATTCATAATTCAGTTGTATCTTTGAAAGAAACCTATATTGGATAATTTGTTTATAAATTTTATGAATGCAGATTAATCAAAAATAAAAAGCATTAATATATTCAGGGTACAAGCTTTAAAATATCAGTCATTGATGGTGAATATAGTTCACCGGTTTTAAACATAGAATCTATTATTTTTTCAAATTTGTCAGAATCCACTCCTTTTTCAAAAGCCCAGCTTTTTAGTCTGCCCATTTCCATTTCACCGTTGTTTGATTCCAGCAAATTAATGATTATTTTTCTCTCATCTTTTTTAAAACTGGTGTGTTTTGATTTATCTTTGTCAGAATGGGATACAGGTTTGTATTCACTGAATTCAGTTGCGTCTATAAACCCCATATGTTTTGATATATCCTGAATTTGTTCCTGACCTTGTATCTGGGATTGGACTTTTGTACGGGCAGATACCGCATCATCAAGGTTATCACATTGATAGAAAAATCGAAGTTTATCTACATTTAAAGTTGAACCGCAGTTCTGGCATTTTGTAGTTTTTTTATTGTCGTTTTCAATAATCTGTGCATGTTGCCTGCATTTTGTACAGACTATTACTGCATATCGAAACATATTTTTGACCTTGAAATACATTAATTCAATAATAGATTTATCATACAATTAGACTTTAAATATCAATCCCTACTAAATCATCCGGAAAAGACAATGATAAGAAAAGCCAAAAAATCTGATATATCAGCTGTTTTAGAGATAGAAGAATTATCATTCCAGATACCCTGGCCTGACTATCTTTTCAGAACTATTCTTGGCAATCCCGGTTTTGTCGTTTATGAGAAAAATAATATCATTGTGGGTTATGTAGTAATCGATATTGTCAAAAATTATGCACACATAGCAAATATTGCAGTCCATCCCAAATACCACAGGATGAAAATCGGTTCCTACCTTATTAACTGGTGTAAACTGTTTGGCAAAAAAAGAGGGGCAGATGCTTTAATTCTTGAAGTCAGAGAGAAAAATATCAACGCTCAGAGATTCTACCATGAAAACGGATTTTATATAAAGGGCATTGTACCAGAATATTACATTGATGACAACGCGATTGTCATGGAAAAGACAATTTCCTGAACTTGTTCATTTCCCAAATTTCCGCTGGCGTTTCTGGAAATCTCTGATTGCTCTAATCATATCGATTTTTCTCACCTTGTCCCAGTTTACATCGGTAAAGTATAGTTCTGAATACACAGACTGCCAAATCAAAAAATCAGAAAGGTTTTTTCCTCCAGCACGTATGATCATATCAGGTTCGTGTTTTACAAGTAAACGGGATTCGATTTCATTTTCATCGATATCTTCCGGGTCAATTTTTTGTGAACTGACATCAGACAACACCGAACGCACCGCATTTGTGATTTCACTTTTTCCACCAAATCCAAGAAATAGATATACATGCATTGATGAGCCTTTGTGCTCCTTCTTTAAATACCCATTATTATCATAAATTTCAAATCCGACATCTTTAGGAAGCCTATGTGATCTGGTTTCCAGCATTTCCACAGGGTAAGAAATTCCGTTTATAGACAGATTTTTACCGCCAGTGGATAAATTAACATATATACTGATTATATTTATACCAAGTTTTCTATACCACAAAATTACAGAAAACAATTTTGATAATCCGTCCTTGCCAGATATATCTGTATCTGAAAGAACTATTGTTACATGTTCGGGTACCTTATCAGGTGATTTTTTGATTTTTCTCAACAGTATTTTTTCATATAATAATGCTATCAAATTCATGTTTTTGAGTCTGATATTTTTATTTGGCAGAGGATACTATCTTTACAACATCACCGTTGTCAAGTTCGTGTTTTTCACCCATACGCATCCTTGTTCTACCGTCAACAGCGTAAAGGAAATGGTCACCAATATCAGAATGTACCTGATAGGCAAGGTCATGAGGTGTAGAACCTCGTTTCATAAGATAGGCATCAGGTAAAATTCTTCCTTTTTTATCAGTCCATTTATTTTCATCCTCAACAGGATACACAATAACCATATCGAGTAAATCAAAAACCGCCCTGTTTATACATTCCTGTACCCCTGTACCTCCCCTGCTTTTAAGAAAATCTCTCAAATCTTCAATACCTTTTTTCTGTTCCTTTGTCATATTTTCAGAAATTATAGTAAAATCATCACTGCCGGGCAAGTATTTTATGGCATTGTTTTTGGATGCGGATTTGAGTGCAAATTCTGCTGCCGCACTTGTAGAAACAACCATTATATCAAGGTTGAGTAGTTTTTCTATATTTTCTTCAGAAGCCACATCGATTTTATTGGCAGCAACAATTACCGGTTTACTTATGGAACGGATATTATCACAGAGTGTTACCAGATTATCATCAGTCCATTTTACATGGTTTCTTGATAGTTCTGATGTCACCAGTGCTTCATGAACCTGATGATCCGATACCCCTGCACCTCCAAGCTGGTTGGCTAAGGCTTCTTCAAGTTTAAGGTTTTCTGCTTTGATTTTTCTGGACAAACTGTCCCAGTTACGTTTCAGTATTCCATACATCCACATGGTTATTTCACGGTTTAAAAATTCTATATCATCCATGGGATCATGGCCACCTTTATCAACAGGATTTCCCTCTATATCGGTACTTCCTGAAGCATCGATGACATGTATAATTGCTTTTGCCTGCCTCAACTCATCAAGGAATGCGTTTCCAAGTCCTCGACCTTTCCATGCATCAGGTACCAGTCCTGCAACATCAATCACTTCAACTGGTACAAAACGAATACCTTCGACACAATTACCGCATCGCTGGTTTAACTTCATACATGGGCACTCGGTTCTTACATAAGTAACTCCGTGATTGGCACTGATTGTTGTAAAAGGATAATTGGCTATATCTACATCCGCCATTGTGGCGGATTTAAAGAATGTGGATTTACCAGAATTCGGTTTTCCTGCTAGACCTATGGTTATTGACATGGTTTTTTCTAATCCTCCGTAGGACTTAACTTTTATTCAAGACGTGATAATCAATAATATTTATATTATAAAAGGACATTAGGGAATTGCTAACTATATCCAACGCGTCCCGATGGGGTAGCGGACATCCTTGAGGCCTGCGGAGCCTTAGACCCGAGTTCAAATCTCGGTCGGGACGTTACATATATTCTACTTTTTTTAAAAAGAAATACTTATCTGTATTGATACCAATTTTTGTTATAGGCAATTATTAGTCAGGGGTTATTTGGAGTGTGTATATGATGGAAGAAATTGATACCATAGTTAACAAAATTAACGCCAATACATTAGAATCATCTGATTTATTATCATTTTCAAAAAACTTGGAAGATAAAATAAATCAAGGAGAAATACAGGCATCAAAGGATGATGCACAATGGTTCCAGATTTATGGATTCATATTAAAAAAACTTGAAATCTTTGAAGAGGGAAATCCCTACGATATGAGAGGCAGTGACTGGAGAAACTACATAGACAGTTTTGATAAATTAAGGTCGTTGACAGCTGATATGGAAGAGAAAAACCTGATAGAAAACCCAGTATGGCATGTCCAAGATGTATCATTTTATGATATTAAAAACCCCGAATTGTATAGAGAGTATGTTTATTTCCGAACCAGAAACCACATTGAAAAGTTAAAATCCCTTAACCCCCTATAATATTTTTTATGCAATCGGTTTTGTGTGGTTTTTGATAAACCATACAAATGTTTATATAGATTGAAGAATATACGATTATATGTAAAAATAACCAATTATTAAAATACAGTTTAATTCAAATCAATATTAAGGGGACTCAATAATGGTAAAACATATATCAGAGTTAAGTGGGGAGCAAAAATCAGAACTTAGCAATATTTTTGGACCCCATGTAAATTTCAAAAAACGTGAACGTCACTATTACGGCCATGATATCGGGACACTTCCAACTCTGGTCAAACCAATGCTTGGAAAAAGTGAACCTTCCGCTGTTGTAAAAGTGGAAAATGAAGATGAAGCAGTAAAACTGATCAAGTTTGCCAACAAATACAATATTCCAGTTGTTCCCCGAGCTGGAGCATCATCCGGATATGGTGGTGTTATCCCTACAAAAGGCGGTATTGTAGCCGACATTACAACAATGAACCAGATACAGGATATTGACCATGAAAACCTCAAAGCTACCGTCGGGGCAGGAATAAGATGGGAAAGACTTGAAAAAAAACTCAACAATCAGGGGTTATCAGTACAGGCATTACCTACAAGTGCCCCCTCATCAACTGTCGGTGGATGGCTTGCTCAAAACGGTATAGGTTTCGGAAGTTTTGAATACGGATGGTCACAGAACACAATGGAATCAGCACGTGTTGTCCTTCCAACCGGCGAAGTCAAAGAGTTTTCAGGGGATCAGATAAAAAATCTTACCGGCACAATGGGCACAACCGGAATTATATCCCAGATTACTCTCAAACTTAGAAATTATGAAGATACAAAGGGTATATCCGCTGAGTTCAAGGATGCGGAATCACTGAAAAAAGCTATCCATTCTGCTGATGAACAGAATATTCCTCTGTGGTCGGTCACATTTCTGAATCCTAACTGGGTTGAGCTGAAAAACAAAACACCTGAGAAACATCAGCATGGTCGTTCTGACAAAATACCGAATCCAGAATTGCCGGTAGCATACGTGTGCAATTTCCTCTACCCTGAATCAAGAGAAAATGATGTCAGACCCCTAAAAGACATAATCCAGAATTCTGGAGGAAAAGTACTTCCCGATAAAATCGCAGAGCATGAGATTAACGAATCCTACAAATCCATGAAGATAAAACGATTGGGTCCATCATTTATCCCTGCCGAAGTTCTGGTACCACTGGAAAATATGGACAAAGTATTTGACGAAATAAACAATCATATAGACCTGCCTGTTCTTGTGGAAGGGATGATGAGCAATGACGGAT is part of the Methanohalobium evestigatum Z-7303 genome and encodes:
- a CDS encoding MBL fold metallo-hydrolase; the encoded protein is MKITLLGTGDTTGVPVIGCHCPTCTDAYSNDKNKRTRFSILVESDAGKILIDTSPDMKWQLIANDVSGVDGVIWTHGHYDHFAGFPEFYRVQKKVDVYGVPETLDYIMDYFHFLKPRRHDVQLYEPFELIGLTFVLFEVNHLPIKKAVGVMVCEGEKKVVITGDTNKDVPQKSMDLIHKPDLLVVDAIVPPSITSIKKHMNAIQALDFSEKIKAKKVVFVHMSHFFKPHDEESKNYPLGYDGMKFDI
- a CDS encoding ATP-binding protein, coding for MSGETLDIVELLLTAEVYNKYSEMDVNDLPKQIRKNYWDREKKTVPKPINVSVSDIKNIYEIEDIKSAIKSLPFVDIDELQFTVKLTAFDMGADWFKKQDGAMDRIGNNPALSFYFEKKETEGVSYESTRSKSAPKEVDREWVDSLITEIEQEEGGEDMLKLAHIEAPEDIMQTFEDIVLTDEQEDEVEKIVKAIQYREHLKTIGMYDIGKLLLIGAPGTGKTSVARAVSHRLSLPFVEVRLSMVTDQYLGETAKNIDRVFTLAKRLNPCVLFIDEFDFVAKKRTSDESAALKRAVNTLLKAIDEVSLTNDGVLLIAATNHPNMLDTAAWRRFDEVMNFPLPDMEMRKMILDRVTSDIDGDLDTEEIAQITEGYAGSDLRMVIREGVLSALMEDRKALTQDDLKKAVENFNQREIVKSDEYA
- a CDS encoding DUF5817 domain-containing protein; amino-acid sequence: MFRYAVIVCTKCRQHAQIIENDNKKTTKCQNCGSTLNVDKLRFFYQCDNLDDAVSARTKVQSQIQGQEQIQDISKHMGFIDATEFSEYKPVSHSDKDKSKHTSFKKDERKIIINLLESNNGEMEMGRLKSWAFEKGVDSDKFEKIIDSMFKTGELYSPSMTDILKLVP
- the rimI gene encoding ribosomal protein S18-alanine N-acetyltransferase, whose amino-acid sequence is MIRKAKKSDISAVLEIEELSFQIPWPDYLFRTILGNPGFVVYEKNNIIVGYVVIDIVKNYAHIANIAVHPKYHRMKIGSYLINWCKLFGKKRGADALILEVREKNINAQRFYHENGFYIKGIVPEYYIDDNAIVMEKTIS
- a CDS encoding undecaprenyl diphosphate synthase family protein, which gives rise to MNLIALLYEKILLRKIKKSPDKVPEHVTIVLSDTDISGKDGLSKLFSVILWYRKLGINIISIYVNLSTGGKNLSINGISYPVEMLETRSHRLPKDVGFEIYDNNGYLKKEHKGSSMHVYLFLGFGGKSEITNAVRSVLSDVSSQKIDPEDIDENEIESRLLVKHEPDMIIRAGGKNLSDFLIWQSVYSELYFTDVNWDKVRKIDMIRAIRDFQKRQRKFGK
- a CDS encoding redox-regulated ATPase YchF, yielding MSITIGLAGKPNSGKSTFFKSATMADVDIANYPFTTISANHGVTYVRTECPCMKLNQRCGNCVEGIRFVPVEVIDVAGLVPDAWKGRGLGNAFLDELRQAKAIIHVIDASGSTDIEGNPVDKGGHDPMDDIEFLNREITMWMYGILKRNWDSLSRKIKAENLKLEEALANQLGGAGVSDHQVHEALVTSELSRNHVKWTDDNLVTLCDNIRSISKPVIVAANKIDVASEENIEKLLNLDIMVVSTSAAAEFALKSASKNNAIKYLPGSDDFTIISENMTKEQKKGIEDLRDFLKSRGGTGVQECINRAVFDLLDMVIVYPVEDENKWTDKKGRILPDAYLMKRGSTPHDLAYQVHSDIGDHFLYAVDGRTRMRMGEKHELDNGDVVKIVSSAK
- a CDS encoding redox-regulated ATPase YchF translates to MMEEIDTIVNKINANTLESSDLLSFSKNLEDKINQGEIQASKDDAQWFQIYGFILKKLEIFEEGNPYDMRGSDWRNYIDSFDKLRSLTADMEEKNLIENPVWHVQDVSFYDIKNPELYREYVYFRTRNHIEKLKSLNPL